The Oscillospiraceae bacterium sequence GGTGAAATACGCGGTGTTGGATTTATACAAGTCCATCGCCCTGCGCATCTTGGAAACGGAAATCAGGTACATCGCGCGGGTGATCTGATAAATTTGCGTATTCGATTTGATGTGGCGCTTGATGTCGCTTACGCTCTGCATTTGATCGGTTCACCGTCCCTTTTTATGAGAATCAATCATCGGGGTTTATTTAGCCGTTTTCAGGCCCTCCAAAAAATTGTCTTTTATTTCCTCCGTCGCCTTTTTTAATGCTTCCGCGGTCTCATCGGACAATTCGCCGGTTGAGGCGATCGTGCTGCCGATCTCGGGATGAACCGAGGACATGAAGCTGAAGAATTCCTCTTTGAAGGCTCCGATTTTATTGAGCGGAACATCGGCGAGCATCCGGTTTTCAACCGCAAAGAGGAGCATCACCTGATTTTCCGTCGAAAGCGGATGAAACTGCCCCTGTTTCAATGCCTCGGTCAGCCGGACGCCCTGTGCGAGCTGCTGCTGGGTCGAGGCATCCAGATCGCTTGAAAACTGGGAGAAGACCTCAAGTTCGCGGTATTGCGCCAGATCGAGCCGGAGTTTTCCGCTGACCTTTCGCATCGCCTTTTCCTGCGCTGAGCCGCCGACACGCGAGACCGAGAGGCCTACGTTGACGGCGGGCCGTACACCCGAGAAAAAGAGTTCGCTCTCCAAAACGATCTGCCCGTCGGTGATGGAGATGACGTTCGTCGGAATATAAGCGGAGATGTCGCCCTCCATGGTCTCGACGATCGGAAGCGCGGTCATGCTGCCGCCGCCGAGTTCGTCGGACAATTTCGCGGCGCGTTCGAGCAGCCGGGAATGGAGGTAGAAAACGTCGCCCGGATAGGCCTCGCGTCCGGGCGGTCTGTGCAGCAAAAGCGACAGCGTACGGTAGGCGACGGCGTGTTTGGACAAATCATCGTAGACAATCAGGACATCCCTGCCCTGCCGCATGAATTCTTCGCCGATCGCGCAGCCGGCATACGGCGCGCAGTACTGCATCAAAATCGAATCGCCGGCGGTGGCCGAGACGATCACGGTATAATCCAATGCGCCCATTTGTCTGAAGGTATCGGCCAGCTGCGCGACGGTCGAGGCCTTTTGCCCGATCGCCACATAGACGCAGATGACGCCCTTGCCCTTCTGGTTCAAAATC is a genomic window containing:
- the atpA gene encoding F0F1 ATP synthase subunit alpha codes for the protein MEKSGILTTAVIIDDVTADRICKKAEAYLHESGIKWGRSVDPSIIGGFVVRVDDRVINMSVDFQLESISGKPRIKTPKEKNASEISTGDLVRGLKNQLRGFDFKPQVHSVGKVYFSADGIVKIDGLPDCEYGELLALPNGGVAMAFNLAKNEGVWAVLLSGEDDVSEGDEAQTTGLVASVPVGDNLIGRVIDSFGNPIDDRGLIEYEHVRPLESPAPFIVERGKVNKPLMTGLLAIDSMIPIGRGQRELIIGDRQTGKTAIAVDTILNQKGKGVICVYVAIGQKASTVAQLADTFRQMGALDYTVIVSATAGDSILMQYCAPYAGCAIGEEFMRQGRDVLIVYDDLSKHAVAYRTLSLLLHRPPGREAYPGDVFYLHSRLLERAAKLSDELGGGSMTALPIVETMEGDISAYIPTNVISITDGQIVLESELFFSGVRPAVNVGLSVSRVGGSAQEKAMRKVSGKLRLDLAQYRELEVFSQFSSDLDASTQQQLAQGVRLTEALKQGQFHPLSTENQVMLLFAVENRMLADVPLNKIGAFKEEFFSFMSSVHPEIGSTIASTGELSDETAEALKKATEEIKDNFLEGLKTAK